From the Salmo trutta chromosome 25, fSalTru1.1, whole genome shotgun sequence genome, the window TGAGGGCAGGAACTGTTGGCCAATCACATGCGTCTTAAAATCATACTAAACCCCTACCACAGAGGACGCAATAAAATGTACTCCTGCGCGCCTCCACTTGAGGAGGAGGCAGATGTGTGGAAAATCTCATAAAAAACTAAGATATTTCAGGCAGCAGGTGGCAGCATTGCACTTGTGAAAAAAAAGGGCTGAAGGGTGTAACAAACCAATGCATGTGGGCGTGGCTTTGTGGTGCAATGGGCGTAACTTGACGTTGCTCAGGATGTTTTGAAGCTTTCTCGAGGGTTATAGAAAATACTAATAGTGGTCAAATAAGGATTTGTGGCTGTTGGCCTCAATTAAGACATGAAGAAATACAGAGAACGATGGAGAGCAAATTCTGCATTTTGACCGACGCAGAAGACCTCAGAACCCTAATTTCAAGTACCGAAGATAATCTGCAAATTGAAAGGTAACGCGTTAGCTAGCATTGCTGctgctaagctagctagctacatttcatTGGCGGGGCTAGCTAGCAAACCAATAACTAAATATCTTGCCAAACAGTAGATTAACCGACATCAACAGTATTCAATATTGCATCGACAATTAAACGCATCAACACTAGGTTTTTAGAAGGCTGcacttagctaggtagctaactagctatgttcatagctagctagcgttaatACTAGCTAGTTACAAAGGAGGTAGTTAACTAGCTAAATGGTCTGCCAACTAACGTCAGCTGGCGTATACCATGGCGTGTGTTGCAGCTTGTGTGCAAGAGCATTAATTATAGCTAACTGACGTTAGCTGCCATGTTAATCTTCTATTCAATGTATCAAATTATGTTGACTACAATAACAATGCTGACTAAAAACTgataatatatttttaaaatgtataatgtAACTAGCTGTAATTATTTCTCGTGTTAttgtttttctattatttctcttttttattctctgcgctgtaagcatttcactgttagtctacacctgttgtttacgaagcatgtaacATAACATTTAATGTAATTTACCTGGGATTGCATTGCAAATGTGCATGTCATCAGACAGTTTGCTTGCTAACGTTTACAAGGTGATCCCTGGGCTCTGGCTTGAGCAATGTTTTGCAGTACTTTAATGAATTAGGCATTTAGTAAATTATGAATACCTTCCTTTGTCAAGACCATACAGGAAAACCCTTATTAGTCATACGGAAGATTGAGGATATAAGCTGAGCCTAGCTCTCAACTTCACCCCTTAGACTAGGAGAATGATAATTTATACCTTCATGTTGTCTCCTTAGGACAAGGACTTTGTTTGAGGAGATCCGTGCATCCATCAACAACAATGAAGAAGAGGACCGTTCCTTTTGGAGGCCTGTGCTCCCATGGGGGGGTGTCTACACCATCAGGGCGGGGAGGAGGGCCATCTCATGCACCCCTCTGTATGTTAAGATAAGCCTAAAGAACACCTGCACAATTGACGGGTTCCTCATGATCCTTTATATAATACTGAGAGACAACCACAGCTTTCCCCGGGAGGTGGGCATCTTTCTGGGCAGGCAGTTTGTAGAGCATTTCCTCTACCTGATGGACTCGTATGACTACACCACCGTTAAGATGCTGTGGATCTGGGACAGGATGTCCAAAAGGCAGTACCGCTCAGTGATCCACCATGCAGCGTTGGAGATCGACCTGTTTGGTAACGAACATGAGAACTTCACCAAGAACTTAGAGACAATGCTGTCCACTATGCAGGAGAGCCTATGCACCAACTGGAGCTGTCCTGCTCGCTTCCAGGAGTTCTTACAGAGAACCATCAACATCAAGTAAGAGAGGCAGAGGCTGTAAGTCAACGTCTGATAGCTGGTCAGTGTGGGAGGATTTTCTTTGCGCCTTATCTCCCAGAGCTTCTGATCAGAGAAGTGATCCTTCATTAGAATAGAAATTAATAGTTAGTTACTACAAATAAAGTATGAACTCAATTAGTTTAGTGGGGTGAACTGGACTATGTCCAAATGGGAGGGCCATCCCTATTTCTATTGCTTGCTTGGCTAATTCTTCTGGACAGCTGGTCTACACCTCTGTCTTCAAGAAGCTTTTATTTCTCCCCCTTGACTCGCTGCTTGACTAAAATAAGGCCCAGCTGTCTATAATGCTCACAGCAGGG encodes:
- the LOC115162402 gene encoding uncharacterized protein C14orf28 homolog, producing the protein MESKFCILTDAEDLRTLISSTEDNLQIERTRTLFEEIRASINNNEEEDRSFWRPVLPWGGVYTIRAGRRAISCTPLYVKISLKNTCTIDGFLMILYIILRDNHSFPREVGIFLGRQFVEHFLYLMDSYDYTTVKMLWIWDRMSKRQYRSVIHHAALEIDLFGNEHENFTKNLETMLSTMQESLCTNWSCPARFQEFLQRTININPPHELPHRDPIQSAVEEFFCPKIILCKELGCNGLREFSQRVFCHGPPPFVILNMQLWKSEELSYVPYHLALSQHRYSLEGATLFNKEEHHYSAAFQIDGYWMHYDGLRSDNLILLNKPPELLLLSSLVYIRASDK